The following are encoded in a window of Rosa chinensis cultivar Old Blush chromosome 4, RchiOBHm-V2, whole genome shotgun sequence genomic DNA:
- the LOC112199987 gene encoding probable LRR receptor-like serine/threonine-protein kinase At1g53430 isoform X5: MGTEASARLVNFTIISICLFSTLSQLGSEFKCQSIAQKLPDEEVRALNQIMEKLEFNNINRVPSKSFCKKSGRDGIRCNCSFQNGTICHVTEIALNARSLTGTIPEELGNLTHLRQLDLSRNQLTDSIPASLGTLSSLYKLILYSNQLTGPIPEGLGNMKFQVRMGHTSHRSMAVSFELDLSYNQLSGSIPATLRNVDVSDVASDPDAYRLFKLKQYNRANVNPDDFYMDLSNNQLTGPIPESLGNLSFISFINLRNNFLDGYIPASLGALTYLRELHLDRNRISGTLPQTLGNLTLLEIIDVGSNSITGTLPKSLANLKSLFALILRNCSITGQIPSYIGDMSSLENIDLSFNRLTGRIPDSLKNLNVTHMSFSNNALSGRIPDWIQYAAWSKMDFSYNNFSKLTFKPSPNLQLNLFSCCCNSSTCLPNSTDTIKEKYCPKGKPNYHSLFINCGGGNASVGGNVYDQDNDTSLFYLSPKGNWARSSVGNIYDYSNGNSSKLLKSDRCVLPSEASLYYKARSSLVSLKYYGFCLRKGNYNVTLHFAEIVHKDVDFRSTDKRVFDVYIQGKRRLNDFNIIDNAGGPNKECIKNFTDVYVNDSTLEIHFYSRSAGAGTLDGPLISAISVTPEYKLHKQLSPLKTALITVASIIVFLLLLLLFAWKMGWLGNTDHLQEIEIGIEKPVTLKQLKDATRNFSKRNEIAQGGFGTVYKAEVQGKIVAVKKLCSHGEERVNEFINEFYTLKAMSQENLVQLLDIYNAKDLHLLIYEYLENNSLAHALFDSKSKLKLDWEVRFNICLGIARGLEYLHEHPRMKIVHSDIKSTNILLDGNLKAKISDFGLARLYTEDDQFKFIKVEVPQGYMAPEYVRGIVTSKADVYSFGVVILETVSGRTNAGHRGDSQESEFLLDTAYDLHRKGRLVDLVDKTLSTKYDAKQAIIILNLAVKCTSISPTLRPTMSEVVSVLVGDKKIEEICPHALNDSPVAQVDSSVSMEATSRASTSSNLIKGEDETEHISESTP, encoded by the exons ATGGGGACCGAAGCTTCAGCGAGACTTGTCAACTTTACTATTATAAGTATATGCCTCTTCTCTACTCTTTCTCAGCTTGGTTCTGAATTCAAATGTCAGAGTATAGCTCAAAAGTTGCCCGATGAAGAAG TGAGAGCTCTTAATCAAATAATGGAGAAGTTGGAGTTCAACAATATTAATCGAGTGCCCTCTAAATCATTTTGCAAAAAGAGCGGTCGTGATGGCATCAGATGTAACTGCAGTTTTCAAAACGGCACCATTTGCCATGTCACAGAAAT TGCACTGAATGCTAGAAGTTTGACCGGAACTATACCTGAAGAACTAGGCAATCTCACACATCTGAGGCAACT GGATCTTAGTAGGAATCAATTGACTGATTCTATACCTGCTAGCTTGGGGACTTTATCTTCGTTGTACAAGCT GATTCTTTACAGCAATCAGTTGACCGGGCCCATTCCAGAGGGTTTGGGAAATATGAAATTTCAAGT CCGCATGGGTCATACTTCGCACCGCAGCATGGCTGTTAGCTTCGAACT GGATCTTTCATACAATCAATTAAGTGGATCCATACCAGCCACTTTAAGGAATGTGGATGTCTCTGATGTGGCATC TGATCCAGATGCCTACCGACTCTTCAAGCTTAAGCAATACAACAGGGCTAATGTTAACCCAGATGATTTCTACAT GGATCTTTCAAACAATCAATTGACTGGGCCTATACCAGAGAGCTTAGGGAACTTGTCTTTCATCAGTTTTAT TAATCTGAGGAACAACTTTCTCGACGGCTATATACCAGCATCGTTGGGTGCACTGACTTATCTGCGTGAACT GCATTTGGATAGGAATAGAATCTCTGGTACTCTCCCCCAAACACTAGGAAATTTGACACTCCTTGAAATCAT CGATGTCGGATCTAACAGTATCACTGGGACATTACCAAAAAGCCTTGCCAACCTTAAGAGTCTGTTTGCATT GATACTAAGAAATTGCTCAATCACTGGTCAAATTCCTTCTTACATTGGAGATATGTCATCATTAGAGAACAT AGACTTGAGCTTCAACAGGTTAACGGGTAGAATCCCAGATTCTTTGAAAAACTTAAATGTAACTCACAT GTCTTTTTCAAACAATGCGCTTTCTGGGAGAATTCCCGATTGGATTCAATATGCAGCATGGAGTAAGAT GGATTTTTCGTACAATAATTTTTCAAAGCTAACCTTTAAACCATCACCCAATCTACAACT GAATTTGTTTTCCTGCTGCTGCAACTCCTCAACCTGTCTGCCAAATTC GACAGACACAATCAAGGAGAAGTATTGTCCCAAGGGAAAACCTAATT ACCATTCATTGTTCATAAATTGTGGTGGTGGGAATGCATCTGTTGGTGGAAATGTTTATGATCAAGATAATGATACGTCACTATTTTACCTGAGTCCAAAAGGAAACTGGGCTCGGAGTAGCGTTGGAAACATCTATGACTATTCCAATGGCAATTCTAGTAAATTGTTAAAAAGCGATAGATGTGTGCTTCCGTCTGAAGCGTCTTTATACTATAAAGCTCGCAGTTCCCTTGTCTCTCTAAAATATTACGGGTTCTGTTTACGTAAAGGCAATTACAATGTAACACTTCACTTTGCTGAAATTGTTCATAAGGATGTTGATTTTAGAAGTACGGATAAACGCGTATTTGATGTATATATTCAG GGTAAGAGACGACTAAATGATTTCAACATTATAGACAATGCAGGAGGTCCGAATAAAGAATGTATAAAAAATTTCACGGATGTTTATGTAAACGATAGTACATTAGAGATCCACTTCTACTCTCGATCGGCTGGAGCAGGGACACTTGATGGACCTCTCATATCTGCTATATCCGTAACTCCAG AGTACAAGCTACACAAACAACTGTCTCCTTTGAAAACAGCGCTCATTACTGTGGCTTCAATCATAGTTTTCTTGTTGCTTTTATTACTTTTTGCCTGGAAGATGGGATGGCTGGGGAATACAGATCACTTACAAG AAATAGAAATAGGTATAGAAAAGCCCGTCACCCTCAAACAATTAAAAGATGCTACTCGGAATTTTAGCAAGAGGAATGAGATTGCTCAAGGGGGTTTTGGGACAGTTTACAAG GCTGAAGTGCAAGGGAAAATTGTAGCCGTGAAGAAACTTTGCTCTCATGGCGAGGAAAGGGTCAATGAATTCATAAATGAATTTTATACCTTAAAAGCAATGAGTCAAGAGAACCTTGTTCAGTTGCTGGACATTTACAACGCAAAAGACCTGCATTTGCTCATCTATGAATATTTGGAGAACAACTCCCTTGCACATGCCTTATTTG ACTCAAAGTCCAAATTGAAACTTGACTGGGAAGTTAGGTTTAACATTTGCCTGGGAATAGCTAGGGGATTGGAGTATCTACATGAGCATCCCAGGATGAAGATAGTTCACAGCGACATTAAATCCACTAATATTCTTCTCGATGGAAACCTTAAGGCTAAAATATCAGACTTTGGATTGGCAAGACTTTACACCGAAGatgatcaattcaagttcatcaaagTAGAAGTGCCACA AGGATATATGGCACCTGAGTATGTTCGAGGAATTGTGACATCTAAAGCTGATGTCTACAGTTTTGGGGTGGTTATACTTGAAACTGTTAGTGGAAGGACAAATGCAGGACACAGGGGAGATAGCCAGGAAAGTGAATTTCTTCTAGACACG GCTTATGATTTACATCGAAAAGGAAGGCTGGTGGACTTGGTTGACAAAACCTTGTCTACCAAGTATGATGCAAAACAAGCCATAATCATCTTGAATTTAGCAGTAAAGTGCACCAGTATATCTCCGACTCTGAGGCCTACTATGTCTGAAGTAGTGAGTGTTCTCGTTGGCGACAAAAAAATTGAGGAGATTTGTCCCCATGCGCTTAATGATAGTCCCGTTGCTCAAGTTGATTCCTCTGTTTCTATGGAAGCAACCTCGAGGGCATCCACATCATCCAATTTGATCAAAGGGGAAGATGAAACAGAACACATTTCCGAGAGTACCCCCTAG
- the LOC112199987 gene encoding probable LRR receptor-like serine/threonine-protein kinase At1g53430 isoform X3, which produces MGTEASARLVNFTIISICLFSTLSQLGSEFKCQSIAQKLPDEEVRALNQIMEKLEFNNINRVPSKSFCKKSGRDGIRCNCSFQNGTICHVTEIALNARSLTGTIPEELGNLTHLRQLDLSRNQLTDSIPASLGTLSSLYKLILYSNQLTGPIPEGLGNMKFQVRMGHTSHRSMAVSFELDLSYNQLSGSIPATLRNVDVSDVASDPDAYRLFKLKQYNRANVNPDDFYMDLSNNQLTGPIPESLGNLSFISFINLRNNFLDGYIPASLGALTYLRELHLDRNRISGTLPQTLGNLTLLEIIDVGSNSITGTLPKSLANLKSLFALAISDVDSHFQFPPSTHVAKSFRLLILRNCSITGQIPSYIGDMSSLENIDLSFNRLTGRIPDSLKNLNVTHMSFSNNALSGRIPDWIQYAAWSKMDFSYNNFSKLTFKPSPNLQLNLFSCCCNSSTCLPNSTDTIKEKYCPKGKPNYHSLFINCGGGNASVGGNVYDQDNDTSLFYLSPKGNWARSSVGNIYDYSNGNSSKLLKSDRCVLPSEASLYYKARSSLVSLKYYGFCLRKGNYNVTLHFAEIVHKDVDFRSTDKRVFDVYIQGKRRLNDFNIIDNAGGPNKECIKNFTDVYVNDSTLEIHFYSRSAGAGTLDGPLISAISVTPEYKLHKQLSPLKTALITVASIIVFLLLLLLFAWKMGWLGNTDHLQEIEIGIEKPVTLKQLKDATRNFSKRNEIAQGGFGTVYKAEVQGKIVAVKKLCSHGEERVNEFINEFYTLKAMSQENLVQLLDIYNAKDLHLLIYEYLENNSLAHALFDSKSKLKLDWEVRFNICLGIARGLEYLHEHPRMKIVHSDIKSTNILLDGNLKAKISDFGLARLYTEDDQFKFIKVEVPQGYMAPEYVRGIVTSKADVYSFGVVILETVSGRTNAGHRGDSQESEFLLDTAYDLHRKGRLVDLVDKTLSTKYDAKQAIIILNLAVKCTSISPTLRPTMSEVVSVLVGDKKIEEICPHALNDSPVAQVDSSVSMEATSRASTSSNLIKGEDETEHISESTP; this is translated from the exons ATGGGGACCGAAGCTTCAGCGAGACTTGTCAACTTTACTATTATAAGTATATGCCTCTTCTCTACTCTTTCTCAGCTTGGTTCTGAATTCAAATGTCAGAGTATAGCTCAAAAGTTGCCCGATGAAGAAG TGAGAGCTCTTAATCAAATAATGGAGAAGTTGGAGTTCAACAATATTAATCGAGTGCCCTCTAAATCATTTTGCAAAAAGAGCGGTCGTGATGGCATCAGATGTAACTGCAGTTTTCAAAACGGCACCATTTGCCATGTCACAGAAAT TGCACTGAATGCTAGAAGTTTGACCGGAACTATACCTGAAGAACTAGGCAATCTCACACATCTGAGGCAACT GGATCTTAGTAGGAATCAATTGACTGATTCTATACCTGCTAGCTTGGGGACTTTATCTTCGTTGTACAAGCT GATTCTTTACAGCAATCAGTTGACCGGGCCCATTCCAGAGGGTTTGGGAAATATGAAATTTCAAGT CCGCATGGGTCATACTTCGCACCGCAGCATGGCTGTTAGCTTCGAACT GGATCTTTCATACAATCAATTAAGTGGATCCATACCAGCCACTTTAAGGAATGTGGATGTCTCTGATGTGGCATC TGATCCAGATGCCTACCGACTCTTCAAGCTTAAGCAATACAACAGGGCTAATGTTAACCCAGATGATTTCTACAT GGATCTTTCAAACAATCAATTGACTGGGCCTATACCAGAGAGCTTAGGGAACTTGTCTTTCATCAGTTTTAT TAATCTGAGGAACAACTTTCTCGACGGCTATATACCAGCATCGTTGGGTGCACTGACTTATCTGCGTGAACT GCATTTGGATAGGAATAGAATCTCTGGTACTCTCCCCCAAACACTAGGAAATTTGACACTCCTTGAAATCAT CGATGTCGGATCTAACAGTATCACTGGGACATTACCAAAAAGCCTTGCCAACCTTAAGAGTCTGTTTGCATT GGCAATAAGTGATGTCGACTCTCATTTCCAGTTCCCACCATCTACACATGTGGCGAAAAGTTTTAGATTATT GATACTAAGAAATTGCTCAATCACTGGTCAAATTCCTTCTTACATTGGAGATATGTCATCATTAGAGAACAT AGACTTGAGCTTCAACAGGTTAACGGGTAGAATCCCAGATTCTTTGAAAAACTTAAATGTAACTCACAT GTCTTTTTCAAACAATGCGCTTTCTGGGAGAATTCCCGATTGGATTCAATATGCAGCATGGAGTAAGAT GGATTTTTCGTACAATAATTTTTCAAAGCTAACCTTTAAACCATCACCCAATCTACAACT GAATTTGTTTTCCTGCTGCTGCAACTCCTCAACCTGTCTGCCAAATTC GACAGACACAATCAAGGAGAAGTATTGTCCCAAGGGAAAACCTAATT ACCATTCATTGTTCATAAATTGTGGTGGTGGGAATGCATCTGTTGGTGGAAATGTTTATGATCAAGATAATGATACGTCACTATTTTACCTGAGTCCAAAAGGAAACTGGGCTCGGAGTAGCGTTGGAAACATCTATGACTATTCCAATGGCAATTCTAGTAAATTGTTAAAAAGCGATAGATGTGTGCTTCCGTCTGAAGCGTCTTTATACTATAAAGCTCGCAGTTCCCTTGTCTCTCTAAAATATTACGGGTTCTGTTTACGTAAAGGCAATTACAATGTAACACTTCACTTTGCTGAAATTGTTCATAAGGATGTTGATTTTAGAAGTACGGATAAACGCGTATTTGATGTATATATTCAG GGTAAGAGACGACTAAATGATTTCAACATTATAGACAATGCAGGAGGTCCGAATAAAGAATGTATAAAAAATTTCACGGATGTTTATGTAAACGATAGTACATTAGAGATCCACTTCTACTCTCGATCGGCTGGAGCAGGGACACTTGATGGACCTCTCATATCTGCTATATCCGTAACTCCAG AGTACAAGCTACACAAACAACTGTCTCCTTTGAAAACAGCGCTCATTACTGTGGCTTCAATCATAGTTTTCTTGTTGCTTTTATTACTTTTTGCCTGGAAGATGGGATGGCTGGGGAATACAGATCACTTACAAG AAATAGAAATAGGTATAGAAAAGCCCGTCACCCTCAAACAATTAAAAGATGCTACTCGGAATTTTAGCAAGAGGAATGAGATTGCTCAAGGGGGTTTTGGGACAGTTTACAAG GCTGAAGTGCAAGGGAAAATTGTAGCCGTGAAGAAACTTTGCTCTCATGGCGAGGAAAGGGTCAATGAATTCATAAATGAATTTTATACCTTAAAAGCAATGAGTCAAGAGAACCTTGTTCAGTTGCTGGACATTTACAACGCAAAAGACCTGCATTTGCTCATCTATGAATATTTGGAGAACAACTCCCTTGCACATGCCTTATTTG ACTCAAAGTCCAAATTGAAACTTGACTGGGAAGTTAGGTTTAACATTTGCCTGGGAATAGCTAGGGGATTGGAGTATCTACATGAGCATCCCAGGATGAAGATAGTTCACAGCGACATTAAATCCACTAATATTCTTCTCGATGGAAACCTTAAGGCTAAAATATCAGACTTTGGATTGGCAAGACTTTACACCGAAGatgatcaattcaagttcatcaaagTAGAAGTGCCACA AGGATATATGGCACCTGAGTATGTTCGAGGAATTGTGACATCTAAAGCTGATGTCTACAGTTTTGGGGTGGTTATACTTGAAACTGTTAGTGGAAGGACAAATGCAGGACACAGGGGAGATAGCCAGGAAAGTGAATTTCTTCTAGACACG GCTTATGATTTACATCGAAAAGGAAGGCTGGTGGACTTGGTTGACAAAACCTTGTCTACCAAGTATGATGCAAAACAAGCCATAATCATCTTGAATTTAGCAGTAAAGTGCACCAGTATATCTCCGACTCTGAGGCCTACTATGTCTGAAGTAGTGAGTGTTCTCGTTGGCGACAAAAAAATTGAGGAGATTTGTCCCCATGCGCTTAATGATAGTCCCGTTGCTCAAGTTGATTCCTCTGTTTCTATGGAAGCAACCTCGAGGGCATCCACATCATCCAATTTGATCAAAGGGGAAGATGAAACAGAACACATTTCCGAGAGTACCCCCTAG